The following proteins are co-located in the Dyadobacter chenwenxiniae genome:
- a CDS encoding nucleoside hydrolase, with protein MKKRALIIDCDPGHDDALMLMLAVGCDLFDIKAITVSAGNQTQEKTLSNALKILTLIEADIPVYRGAEKPLFRDLIVADYAHGETGLNAPSLPVVTREPAQGSAIEAIAKIVREANEGVTIVPTGPLTNIATFLLAYPDLKNRIDRISLMGGGIFRGNMTPLAEFNIYCDPEAAAIVFNSGIPITMCGLDVTHKALVYQKDIDHFRAIGNKSGNAAADLMDFFSVYYREHHTELEGGAALHDPCAIAWLINPSVFATKPCYVDVETKGELTTGATVVDFYNTLQRKPNTEVAYDINREAYMEMIYQAVKRLP; from the coding sequence ATGAAAAAGAGGGCATTAATCATTGACTGCGACCCGGGCCATGACGATGCATTGATGCTGATGCTCGCGGTGGGATGTGATTTGTTTGACATTAAAGCGATTACGGTTTCTGCCGGCAACCAAACACAGGAAAAGACACTTTCCAATGCATTAAAAATCCTCACATTGATTGAAGCTGACATTCCGGTATATCGGGGTGCAGAGAAGCCGTTATTCAGGGATTTAATCGTTGCCGACTATGCGCATGGCGAAACGGGACTTAATGCACCCTCTCTACCAGTGGTTACCCGTGAACCCGCCCAAGGTTCAGCCATTGAAGCCATAGCCAAGATTGTAAGGGAAGCAAATGAAGGAGTTACAATCGTTCCCACCGGGCCATTGACCAACATTGCTACCTTCTTACTGGCTTATCCGGATTTGAAGAATAGAATTGACAGGATATCATTAATGGGTGGTGGAATTTTCAGAGGCAATATGACTCCTTTGGCAGAATTTAACATTTATTGTGATCCCGAAGCCGCCGCCATTGTTTTCAATTCTGGCATCCCAATTACCATGTGCGGCCTTGATGTGACGCATAAGGCACTGGTTTACCAGAAAGACATAGATCATTTCAGGGCCATTGGCAACAAATCGGGAAATGCAGCAGCGGATCTGATGGATTTCTTTTCGGTGTATTACCGCGAGCACCACACGGAACTTGAAGGAGGCGCAGCATTACACGACCCGTGTGCAATTGCCTGGCTGATAAACCCTTCTGTGTTTGCGACTAAACCTTGCTATGTAGATGTGGAAACCAAAGGCGAACTAACGACAGGAGCAACAGTGGTTGATTTTTACAATACTTTGCAAAGGAAGCCCAACACCGAAGTCGCCTATGACATTAACCGCGAAGCTTATATGGAAATGATCTATCAGGCTGTCAAACGACTCCCCTGA